In Mus caroli chromosome 19, CAROLI_EIJ_v1.1, whole genome shotgun sequence, a genomic segment contains:
- the Tmem109 gene encoding transmembrane protein 109 isoform X2 translates to MAGAHSTPLWSRHLFKAVLMVLVAFLLVHSAASAQSHREFASPGQQKKETSADILTQIGRSLKETLDTWLGPETMHVISETLLQVMWAISSAISVACFALSGIAAQLLSALGLDGEQLTQGLKLSPSQVQTLLLWGAAALVIYWLLSLLLGLVLALLGRILGGLKLVLFVAGFVALVRSVPDPSTRALMLLALLTLFALLSRLTGSRSSGSHLEAKVRGLERQIEELRGRQRRAAKMPRSMEEE, encoded by the exons ATGGCAGGCGCACACAGCACTCCGTTATGGAGCAGACATCTGTTCAAAGCTGTCCTGATGGTCCTCGTGGCCTTTCTCCTCGTCCACTCCGCCGCATCAGCCCAGTCTCATCGAGAGTTTGCCTCACCCGGTCAACAGAAGAAGGAGACCTCAGCTGATATTTTGACCCAGATTGGCCGATCTCTGAAGGAGACTTTGGATACCTGGCTAGGGCCAGAGACCATGCATGTGATTTCAGAG ACCCTGTTGCAGGTGATGTGGGCCATCTCATCAGCCATCTCTGTGGCCTGCTTTGCCCTGTCTGGGATTGCTGCCCAGTTGCTGAGTGCCCTGGGGCTGGATG GTGAACAACTCACCCAGGGCTTGAAGCTCAGCCCTAGCCAAGTCCAGACCCTTCTACTGTGGGGAGCAGCAGCACTGGTCATCTACTGGTTGCTGTCCCTGCTCCTAGGCTTGGTCTTGGCCTTGCTAGGGAGGATCCTGGGGGGTCTGAAACTTGTCCTCTTTGTCGCTGGCTTTGTGGCCCTGGTGAGGTCTGTGCCCGACCCATCTACCCGGGCCTTGATGCTCTTGGCCTTGTTAACTCTCTTTGCCTTGCTGAGCCGGCTCACTGGCTCCAGGAGCTCAGGGAGCCACCTGGAAGCGAAGGTGAGAGGGCTGGAGCGCCAGATAGAAGAGCTTAGAGGGAGGCAGAGACGAGCAGCCAAGATGCCCAGGAGCATGGAAGAAGAGTGA
- the Tmem109 gene encoding transmembrane protein 109 isoform X1 — MGTSHHHNTNMAGAHSTPLWSRHLFKAVLMVLVAFLLVHSAASAQSHREFASPGQQKKETSADILTQIGRSLKETLDTWLGPETMHVISETLLQVMWAISSAISVACFALSGIAAQLLSALGLDGEQLTQGLKLSPSQVQTLLLWGAAALVIYWLLSLLLGLVLALLGRILGGLKLVLFVAGFVALVRSVPDPSTRALMLLALLTLFALLSRLTGSRSSGSHLEAKVRGLERQIEELRGRQRRAAKMPRSMEEE; from the exons ACACAAACATGGCAGGCGCACACAGCACTCCGTTATGGAGCAGACATCTGTTCAAAGCTGTCCTGATGGTCCTCGTGGCCTTTCTCCTCGTCCACTCCGCCGCATCAGCCCAGTCTCATCGAGAGTTTGCCTCACCCGGTCAACAGAAGAAGGAGACCTCAGCTGATATTTTGACCCAGATTGGCCGATCTCTGAAGGAGACTTTGGATACCTGGCTAGGGCCAGAGACCATGCATGTGATTTCAGAG ACCCTGTTGCAGGTGATGTGGGCCATCTCATCAGCCATCTCTGTGGCCTGCTTTGCCCTGTCTGGGATTGCTGCCCAGTTGCTGAGTGCCCTGGGGCTGGATG GTGAACAACTCACCCAGGGCTTGAAGCTCAGCCCTAGCCAAGTCCAGACCCTTCTACTGTGGGGAGCAGCAGCACTGGTCATCTACTGGTTGCTGTCCCTGCTCCTAGGCTTGGTCTTGGCCTTGCTAGGGAGGATCCTGGGGGGTCTGAAACTTGTCCTCTTTGTCGCTGGCTTTGTGGCCCTGGTGAGGTCTGTGCCCGACCCATCTACCCGGGCCTTGATGCTCTTGGCCTTGTTAACTCTCTTTGCCTTGCTGAGCCGGCTCACTGGCTCCAGGAGCTCAGGGAGCCACCTGGAAGCGAAGGTGAGAGGGCTGGAGCGCCAGATAGAAGAGCTTAGAGGGAGGCAGAGACGAGCAGCCAAGATGCCCAGGAGCATGGAAGAAGAGTGA